Proteins encoded within one genomic window of Eurosta solidaginis isolate ZX-2024a chromosome 1, ASM4086904v1, whole genome shotgun sequence:
- the LOC137245027 gene encoding larval cuticle protein 65Ab1-like, giving the protein MASTKLFLAVAILASFSMSVNAGFLDYIFPTVMTEYYNLAPTKEGYRFNLEEPNGSKREEIGVIMNPGTEDEQLVVMGSYTVYDEKTDTETITMYTADKDGYKPRYMIKNRKLSASALKSAAG; this is encoded by the exons ATGGCATCTACAAAATTG tttCTTGCTGTAGCCATATTGGCTAGCTTCTCCATGTCAGTGAATGCTGGCTTCTTGGACTACATATTCCCCACAGTTATGACGGAATACTATAATTTGGCACCCACAAAAGAGGGTTATCGTTTCAA TTTGGAAGAACCAAACGGCAGCAAACGTGAGGAGATAGGTGTGATTATGAATCCAGGTACAGAAGACGAACAGCTCGTCGTTATGGGTTCATACACGGTTTACGATGAGAAGACGGATACTGAAACGATTACCATGTACACTGCCGACAAAGATGGCTACAAGCCACGTTATATGATCAAAAATCGTAAATTGAGTGCAAGCGCCTTGAAATCAGCGGCTGGTTGA
- the LOC137245032 gene encoding larval cuticle protein 65Ab1-like: protein MASAKLFIAGTILACFSLSVNAGFLDDVIPTVMSEFYKLSTSQEGYRFNLDEKNGNKREEVGMILNPGTDKEQLVVMGAYTVYDEKTDTETITMYTADSDGYKPRFMLKKRKLSASALKSAAG, encoded by the exons ATGGCATCTGCTAAGCTG TTTATTGCCGGAACCATTTTGGCTTGTTTCTCTTTGTCAGTGAATGCTGGCTTCCTGGACGATGTAATTCCCACAGTTATGTCAGAGTTCTATAAGTTATCAACCTCGCAAGAGGGCTATCGTTTCAA TTTGGATGAAAAAAATGGCAACAAACGTGAAGAAGTGGGTATGATTTTGAATCCGGGTACAGATAAAGAACAACTCGTAGTTATGGGTGCATATACAGTTTACGATGAAAAAACGGATACTGAAACAATTACTATGTACACTGCCGACAGTGATGGTTACAAGCCACGTTTTATGCTCAAAAAACGTAAATTGAGTGCTAGCGCCTTGAAATCGGCGGCTGGTTAA